A window from uncultured Anaeromusa sp. encodes these proteins:
- the rpoN gene encoding RNA polymerase factor sigma-54, whose amino-acid sequence MNLQLSTQLKQQLTLTPALCQSLAVLQMAALELEQNLQQQAEENPLLEWEEGAPPDYEALARYLDTPGTAAGTAPAGDDEEMPPPWERAAAEQALTLGAFLEKQLVESGCPQELKPLVRFFIGCLDERGYLTVSIEEAIACLERDAEEVQASLFWLQSLEPAGVGAFGLEHCLLLQLQRQGAGASLAATLIEKELLDDVAQGRWKRLTQALSCTQEELDAALHRLRSLDPRPGRAFATEETVYVLPDVRIERQGDEFRVEVAMPWKGLTISQEYRKMVSGGGAAVKEFVQGRLNAALQLLKSLDQRRQTLQTLAEILVQRQEEFFLRGRRHMKPLSMRQMADELGVHESTVSRTVAGKYALTPHGLLPLRDFFPAAAFAVGGENVAADGVKERIRALIQEEPQGEPLSDQKLCEMLSEEGIPISRRTVAKYREEMHIPSSSKRKRK is encoded by the coding sequence ATGAATCTTCAACTTTCGACACAATTAAAACAGCAGCTGACGCTGACCCCTGCGTTGTGCCAGTCTTTGGCGGTGCTGCAGATGGCTGCGCTGGAATTGGAACAAAATTTACAGCAGCAGGCGGAAGAAAATCCGCTGTTGGAGTGGGAAGAAGGCGCGCCTCCGGATTATGAGGCTTTGGCTCGTTATTTGGATACTCCCGGAACGGCGGCGGGAACGGCGCCAGCCGGGGATGACGAGGAAATGCCGCCACCCTGGGAACGCGCTGCGGCGGAGCAGGCGCTAACCTTGGGGGCTTTTCTGGAAAAACAGCTCGTAGAAAGCGGTTGCCCCCAAGAACTGAAACCGTTAGTGCGTTTTTTTATCGGCTGTCTGGATGAACGAGGGTATTTGACCGTCAGTATAGAGGAAGCGATTGCTTGTTTGGAGCGCGACGCCGAAGAGGTACAGGCATCGTTGTTTTGGCTGCAGTCGCTGGAACCTGCCGGCGTAGGGGCGTTCGGGTTAGAACACTGTTTGCTGCTACAGTTGCAGCGTCAAGGAGCGGGCGCCTCGCTGGCTGCTACGTTGATTGAAAAAGAGCTTTTGGATGATGTGGCTCAAGGGCGTTGGAAGCGGCTGACGCAGGCCCTGTCCTGTACGCAGGAAGAATTGGATGCGGCCTTGCATCGCTTGCGGTCGTTGGATCCGCGGCCGGGACGGGCTTTTGCCACAGAGGAGACCGTCTATGTGTTGCCGGATGTGCGCATTGAACGGCAGGGGGACGAGTTTCGGGTGGAAGTGGCGATGCCTTGGAAAGGGCTGACCATTAGCCAGGAATACCGGAAAATGGTTTCTGGCGGCGGCGCGGCGGTTAAGGAATTTGTGCAAGGACGCCTGAATGCGGCGCTGCAGCTTTTGAAGAGCTTGGATCAGCGGCGGCAGACGCTGCAAACGTTGGCGGAAATCTTGGTGCAGCGTCAAGAAGAATTTTTCTTGCGCGGGCGGCGGCATATGAAGCCGCTATCCATGCGCCAGATGGCGGATGAACTGGGTGTGCATGAATCGACGGTCAGCCGGACGGTGGCGGGGAAATACGCCTTGACGCCTCATGGCTTGCTGCCGTTGCGCGATTTTTTTCCAGCTGCGGCTTTTGCCGTAGGCGGAGAAAATGTGGCCGCCGATGGCGTCAAGGAGCGCATTCGCGCCTTGATCCAAGAAGAGCCGCAGGGAGAACCGTTGAGCGATCAAAAGCTTTGCGAAATGCTGAGCGAAGAGGGAATTCCTATTTCCCGCCGTACTGTTGCTAAA
- a CDS encoding NADP-dependent oxidoreductase — MKAIVLDQFGGPEVLQLRDMPLPEPGPGEVRIAVYAAGVNPVDAKVRQGALYNRPQGQVKHTMPLILGWDAAGIIDAVGSYTSHFSVGEAVFVRPDIRRNGTYAEYLVVEENLVAPMPSNLSFVEAASLPLVGLTAWQALLEAGGLQEGWKVFIHGGSGGVGSLAIQLAKAYGAWVSTNASRDNLDFVRSLGADEALDYASDEESAYHGSFDLVLDTRGGEAGRNSYQMLRPEGILVSLISKPDEQLMEKFEVQAHYVFMQPNGEQLAAIGRLAEQGLIRPQVSQVLPLEQARKAHEQIETGHTRGKIVLRVRENE, encoded by the coding sequence ATGAAAGCTATTGTTCTGGATCAGTTTGGAGGACCGGAAGTACTGCAGTTGCGTGATATGCCCCTGCCAGAGCCAGGACCTGGGGAAGTTCGCATTGCAGTGTACGCTGCCGGCGTCAATCCCGTGGACGCCAAAGTGCGCCAAGGAGCGCTTTACAATCGCCCCCAAGGTCAAGTGAAGCACACGATGCCTCTCATTCTCGGCTGGGATGCTGCCGGTATTATCGACGCCGTAGGCTCTTATACCAGCCACTTCTCGGTAGGCGAGGCGGTATTTGTACGCCCGGACATCCGCCGCAACGGAACTTATGCGGAATATCTGGTGGTAGAAGAAAATCTTGTCGCCCCCATGCCCAGCAACCTCTCTTTTGTTGAAGCCGCTTCCCTTCCCCTGGTCGGACTCACGGCCTGGCAGGCCCTTCTAGAAGCAGGCGGACTGCAGGAAGGCTGGAAGGTATTCATTCATGGCGGCAGCGGCGGTGTCGGTTCGCTGGCCATTCAGCTTGCCAAAGCCTACGGCGCTTGGGTCAGCACGAACGCCAGCCGTGACAATCTCGACTTCGTCCGCTCCCTCGGCGCTGACGAAGCTTTGGATTATGCATCTGACGAAGAATCCGCCTATCACGGCTCTTTTGATTTGGTGCTCGATACGCGCGGCGGCGAAGCCGGCCGCAACAGTTATCAAATGCTCCGCCCAGAAGGCATTTTAGTCTCCCTCATCAGCAAACCGGATGAGCAGCTGATGGAGAAATTTGAGGTCCAGGCTCATTACGTCTTCATGCAGCCCAACGGTGAACAGTTGGCCGCTATCGGACGTTTGGCCGAGCAAGGCTTGATCCGCCCCCAAGTCAGTCAGGTCCTCCCCTTGGAGCAAGCGCGAAAAGCCCACGAACAGATCGAAACCGGCCATACGCGCGGCAAAATTGTCCTGCGGGTACGGGAGAACGAATAA
- a CDS encoding CHAD domain-containing protein, giving the protein METELKLQVAEPKCWQAILDFLPTLDGGGEIQSGRFRAIYYDTPKGSLRKARMALRIRQENGSWMATLKGGGTSLGGLHQRQEWNVPLPRKQAPSVALFEDEEAAALLKAALQAEEQELSWQALLETDFERTFLRVDLPDGSCVEIAADKGKILAAGRRTAILELELELVSGQETALFSLGEELARRFPLLPASGSKFHRGLLLAGLAEANEEISPSCAAGTRLAMLHWLRTAIYWQEQFLQRPEEVRPVHQLRVALRRMRSVLSFCRPFLEAEACRHYQEELRHWGEQLAGVRETDVLLATLAASGLDAGSGVLGELETDLAARRQVLAEDVARELAKGWSTPLVLALWQWLLSPDWAVEPTASELTERLSKWLIKLRKVGDAADLALQDELHDWRIQGKKVRYAFEFCLLQRLRLAPEMIETLVEIQDALGELHDIQVQHQLLMQWRDVPGTAWEAGFLAGWQEHERRRMLPDLKKLRKDFRRYVRRWLREHAG; this is encoded by the coding sequence ATGGAAACCGAACTGAAGCTGCAGGTGGCGGAACCAAAGTGCTGGCAGGCCATTTTGGATTTTTTGCCGACTCTGGACGGTGGCGGTGAAATACAGAGCGGCCGCTTCCGAGCCATTTATTACGATACGCCAAAAGGTTCTTTGCGCAAGGCGCGCATGGCGCTGCGTATTCGCCAGGAGAACGGGAGCTGGATGGCGACGCTGAAAGGCGGCGGCACCAGTCTGGGCGGCTTGCATCAGCGGCAGGAATGGAATGTGCCGTTGCCGCGTAAGCAGGCGCCGTCCGTGGCCTTGTTTGAGGATGAGGAAGCGGCGGCATTATTGAAGGCGGCCTTGCAGGCGGAAGAGCAGGAACTGTCCTGGCAAGCTCTGTTGGAAACGGACTTTGAACGCACTTTTTTGCGTGTAGATCTTCCAGATGGAAGTTGTGTAGAGATTGCCGCTGACAAAGGAAAAATTCTAGCTGCGGGACGTCGGACTGCGATATTAGAACTGGAGCTGGAATTGGTGTCCGGTCAGGAAACGGCTCTCTTTTCTTTGGGAGAAGAGCTGGCTCGGCGGTTTCCGCTTCTGCCGGCCAGCGGCAGCAAGTTTCATCGAGGGTTGTTGCTGGCGGGCTTGGCGGAAGCAAATGAGGAAATTTCACCGAGCTGCGCGGCGGGGACTCGCTTGGCCATGCTGCATTGGCTGCGTACGGCGATATATTGGCAGGAGCAGTTTTTACAGCGTCCTGAGGAAGTGCGGCCAGTCCATCAACTGCGCGTGGCTTTACGGCGGATGCGCTCGGTGCTTTCTTTTTGTCGGCCTTTTTTGGAGGCCGAGGCGTGCCGGCATTATCAAGAAGAACTGCGTCATTGGGGTGAACAACTGGCTGGCGTGAGAGAAACCGATGTGCTTTTGGCAACTCTTGCCGCCAGCGGTCTAGATGCCGGCTCCGGAGTGTTAGGGGAGTTGGAAACGGATTTGGCCGCCCGTCGGCAGGTGCTGGCGGAAGATGTGGCTCGTGAATTGGCGAAGGGCTGGTCAACGCCGTTAGTGCTTGCGCTGTGGCAATGGCTGCTGTCGCCGGACTGGGCGGTGGAGCCAACCGCGTCCGAGCTGACAGAGCGCCTTTCAAAGTGGCTGATCAAGCTGCGCAAAGTAGGCGACGCGGCGGATCTTGCGCTGCAGGATGAACTGCATGACTGGCGCATTCAAGGGAAAAAAGTGCGGTATGCCTTTGAATTCTGCTTGTTGCAGCGGCTGCGTCTGGCTCCGGAAATGATTGAAACGCTGGTGGAAATCCAGGATGCCCTAGGAGAACTCCATGATATTCAAGTGCAGCATCAATTGTTGATGCAATGGCGGGATGTTCCGGGGACGGCATGGGAAGCCGGCTTTTTAGCCGGCTGGCAGGAACATGAGCGGCGGCGCATGCTGCCGGATCTAAAGAAGCTGCGGAAGGATTTTCGCCGCTATGTCCGACGGTGGCTGCGAGAGCACGCCGGTTAG
- a CDS encoding ABC transporter substrate binding protein, with product MRKLWQIFSCLVLILTAFAIWQEIVVVRAENVEQKRVLVLNSYGQSYKWTRSIVDGASSVLLGQGERMELTIEDMDSKYVKEPAYFPLLKEVYAYKWRQKPFDLVLASDDTALQFLLQYRQQLFPQTPVIFCGINDYVPELLQGQEEWYTGVAEVSDLKSTLETALQVQPQVRHVYVINDQTNTGKAIEKEREVLQRQFPQLQFHPLEGKTMAELEETVSVLGEDSIVLLLVFFEDAQGQVFSYQEAAARLSARSSVPIYGAWDFYLGHGILGGKLVSGFDQGRVAAQMAVRVLEGESPAKIPVVRESMNRFQFDDVQLRRFGIAKEQLPPGSLIVNRSYSDQKQVLVLYSYDPDMIWEQHVEEGLSKELAGDESIKLVHDYMDVRRNIMPEYLQHLYELYRTKYSQKHFDAIVAVDDAAYQFVQNYRQELFPGVPLIFAGVNDVGSVRALRPGDPVTGVVENIDLRGTLETIMAVQPETKRIVVIQDTSAVSMLHRQQLEEEWPTFAGRLEKVYLDDLNMWELQERVAALKPEDVVLLLTFTQDRSNNVFTIEESCRLLAEKSSVPIYTPWDFYLGYGALGGEISRGSEHGELTAQQLKRVLSGEDPRDIPVLWEAPSRHVFDYQVMKKFGLAKERLPQGSVILNRPESFYEQHRQLVWGTSAVLTCLLAVIFSLYINIRTRKKVQKSLAVQADTDQLTGVFNRRRGLAELKQIYARSLERSKAMTIIFADANNLKKINDQYGHTDGDAAIIAIAEVLKSCLRQNDVLCRFGGDEFLIILEECTLQQAEVFWERVEKALRKKNCERLENMILSVSRGMAELNPQEPVSVETLVHTADQRMYENKREYKRVIARIQ from the coding sequence TTGCGGAAATTATGGCAGATTTTTAGCTGTTTGGTTCTGATTCTAACGGCTTTCGCCATTTGGCAAGAAATAGTTGTTGTGCGAGCGGAAAATGTAGAACAAAAACGGGTGCTGGTGTTAAATTCCTATGGGCAAAGCTATAAATGGACGCGCAGTATTGTGGACGGAGCCTCTTCGGTGTTGTTGGGACAAGGGGAGCGTATGGAGCTGACCATAGAAGACATGGACAGCAAATACGTCAAAGAACCGGCTTATTTTCCTTTGCTCAAAGAGGTGTACGCGTATAAATGGAGGCAGAAGCCTTTTGATTTGGTTCTTGCTTCTGATGACACGGCGCTGCAATTTTTGCTGCAGTATCGACAGCAGCTGTTTCCGCAAACGCCAGTCATCTTTTGCGGCATCAATGACTATGTGCCGGAACTGCTGCAGGGCCAAGAAGAATGGTATACAGGCGTGGCGGAAGTAAGTGATTTGAAGAGTACGCTGGAGACGGCGCTGCAGGTGCAGCCGCAGGTACGGCATGTATATGTTATCAATGATCAAACCAATACAGGCAAGGCCATTGAGAAAGAACGGGAAGTGCTGCAACGCCAATTTCCTCAGCTGCAGTTCCACCCCTTAGAAGGCAAAACGATGGCGGAGCTGGAAGAAACGGTTTCGGTGTTAGGCGAGGACAGTATCGTTTTGCTGCTGGTTTTTTTCGAGGACGCCCAAGGTCAAGTTTTTTCCTATCAAGAAGCGGCTGCGCGCTTGTCCGCCCGGAGCAGCGTACCCATCTACGGGGCTTGGGATTTTTATTTGGGACATGGAATTTTAGGCGGTAAACTTGTTAGCGGTTTTGATCAAGGCCGTGTGGCGGCGCAGATGGCGGTGCGGGTTTTAGAGGGAGAATCTCCCGCTAAAATTCCTGTTGTGCGGGAAAGCATGAATCGTTTTCAATTTGATGATGTGCAACTGCGGCGTTTTGGCATTGCCAAAGAGCAGCTGCCGCCGGGCAGTTTAATTGTCAATCGTTCCTATAGCGACCAAAAGCAGGTTCTGGTGCTGTATTCGTATGATCCGGATATGATTTGGGAACAGCATGTTGAGGAAGGTCTGAGCAAGGAGCTGGCGGGAGACGAGTCGATCAAGTTAGTTCATGACTATATGGACGTACGCCGCAATATTATGCCGGAATACCTGCAGCATTTGTATGAGCTGTATCGGACCAAATACAGTCAGAAGCATTTTGACGCCATTGTGGCAGTGGATGATGCGGCGTATCAATTTGTGCAGAACTATCGGCAAGAGCTGTTTCCGGGGGTGCCTCTTATTTTTGCAGGGGTCAATGACGTCGGTTCAGTGCGCGCCTTGCGCCCGGGAGACCCGGTAACAGGCGTAGTGGAAAACATTGACTTGCGCGGTACCCTGGAAACCATCATGGCGGTACAGCCGGAAACTAAACGCATTGTGGTTATCCAGGATACTAGTGCGGTAAGCATGCTCCATAGGCAGCAATTGGAAGAGGAGTGGCCGACGTTTGCGGGACGTCTGGAAAAGGTATACTTAGACGATCTGAACATGTGGGAATTGCAGGAGCGTGTAGCAGCTTTGAAGCCGGAAGATGTGGTGCTGCTGCTGACTTTTACCCAGGACCGTTCGAATAATGTCTTTACCATAGAGGAAAGCTGCCGTTTGTTGGCGGAGAAGTCCAGTGTGCCTATTTATACGCCCTGGGATTTTTATCTGGGCTATGGGGCTCTCGGTGGTGAAATCAGTCGGGGCAGCGAGCATGGAGAATTGACGGCGCAGCAACTGAAGCGGGTTTTAAGCGGTGAAGATCCCCGGGATATTCCGGTGCTCTGGGAAGCTCCCAGCCGGCATGTTTTTGACTACCAGGTGATGAAGAAATTTGGCCTTGCGAAAGAGCGCTTGCCTCAAGGAAGCGTGATTCTTAATCGACCTGAGTCGTTTTACGAACAGCATCGCCAGTTGGTCTGGGGCACGAGCGCGGTTTTGACATGTTTGCTGGCGGTTATTTTTTCTTTATATATCAATATTCGTACTCGCAAGAAAGTGCAAAAAAGTTTGGCGGTCCAAGCGGATACGGACCAGCTTACAGGCGTGTTCAATCGGCGCAGAGGGTTAGCAGAGTTGAAGCAGATCTATGCGCGTTCCCTGGAACGCTCTAAGGCGATGACCATTATCTTTGCGGATGCCAATAATTTAAAGAAGATCAATGACCAGTACGGTCATACTGACGGTGATGCGGCTATTATCGCCATTGCCGAGGTTCTGAAAAGCTGTCTGCGCCAAAATGATGTTCTTTGTCGGTTCGGGGGCGATGAGTTTTTGATCATTTTGGAAGAATGTACCTTGCAGCAGGCGGAAGTTTTTTGGGAGCGTGTAGAAAAAGCCTTGCGGAAAAAGAATTGCGAACGCTTGGAGAATATGATTTTGAGCGTCAGCCGAGGGATGGCGGAGCTGAATCCTCAGGAGCCGGTTTCGGTAGAAACACTGGTGCATACGGCGGATCAGCGGATGTATGAGAATAAGCGCGAATATAAACGAGTCATAGCAAGAATTCAGTAA
- a CDS encoding diguanylate cyclase — MRNHPLILIADDQPMLRQMLRDALASEGYEFIEASTGHQAIDLFRQHKPDIVLLDVIMPGIDGPNACAALRALPEGHTVPILMITGRDDDQTINIAFAAGADDYITKPCNMLVLRHRVKRLLEAERHRKVIEQMAMIDGLTGLLNRRMLTQKLTQAMRSSRDSKKPLSLILLDIDHFKKINDTYGHTSGDQVLRTLSALLQKEVGNQGFVGRYGGEEFIIVLPDTVVHAAFSVASRVLAKLQKLPIVVADAPQPLFITASLGVTQLRYQPPDTFDEFVKRADEAMYEAKTQGRCRVCQG; from the coding sequence GTGCGCAACCACCCGCTGATTCTCATTGCAGATGACCAACCCATGCTGCGGCAAATGCTGCGCGATGCTTTGGCTTCAGAAGGCTATGAATTTATCGAAGCCAGTACAGGCCATCAGGCAATTGATCTTTTTCGCCAGCACAAGCCGGATATCGTCCTCTTAGACGTTATCATGCCTGGCATCGACGGTCCCAATGCCTGTGCCGCCTTGCGCGCCCTTCCAGAGGGCCATACGGTACCCATTCTGATGATCACCGGTCGTGATGACGATCAAACGATTAACATCGCTTTTGCCGCCGGCGCGGATGATTATATCACCAAGCCTTGCAATATGTTGGTTCTGCGTCATCGGGTCAAGCGCCTTTTAGAAGCAGAACGGCATCGCAAGGTCATCGAGCAAATGGCTATGATCGACGGCCTCACCGGCCTTTTAAACCGCCGTATGCTTACGCAGAAGCTAACCCAGGCCATGCGCAGCTCTCGCGACTCCAAGAAGCCCTTGAGTTTGATTCTCCTGGACATCGACCACTTTAAAAAAATAAATGACACCTACGGTCACACCAGCGGCGACCAGGTGCTGCGAACTTTATCCGCACTTTTGCAAAAAGAAGTGGGAAATCAAGGCTTTGTCGGCCGCTACGGCGGTGAAGAATTTATTATCGTCTTGCCTGACACCGTGGTACATGCCGCCTTTTCTGTGGCTTCCCGGGTGCTCGCCAAGCTTCAAAAGCTGCCCATCGTTGTCGCTGACGCTCCGCAGCCTCTTTTTATTACCGCCAGCCTTGGCGTTACTCAGCTGCGTTATCAGCCACCAGATACCTTCGACGAATTCGTCAAGCGCGCGGATGAAGCTATGTACGAAGCCAAAACCCAAGGCCGCTGCCGCGTCTGCCAGGGCTAA
- the thiM gene encoding hydroxyethylthiazole kinase has product MLQQLWDLREKVRQERPLVYNLTNNVVTNVTANILLAAGARPIMSEGAAEAEALARAADALVLNIGTLHTRQITYFLKAGSYANEYGKPVVLDPVGVGATPYRDITVKQLLGELKLTLIRGNYGEISYLAGSGGIVDGVDTASTELPLEAFKKFSVDTGAIVAATGKKDYVTDGQLLLASETGHEWLQYVTGAGCALTSLMAAFTAVAQEETLLAATAAIAFYGAAAEKAAAKSKGPGSFAVKFIDALYNLDFKDFRHYSAGKVQPAYEDTAKTAVEEEPQADESEAAVDEKWMED; this is encoded by the coding sequence GTGTTGCAGCAGCTTTGGGATTTGCGGGAAAAAGTGCGCCAAGAGCGCCCGCTGGTGTATAATCTGACAAATAATGTTGTAACCAACGTGACGGCGAATATTTTGCTGGCGGCTGGCGCCAGGCCGATCATGTCGGAAGGGGCTGCAGAAGCGGAGGCGTTGGCCAGGGCGGCGGATGCGTTGGTGCTGAACATTGGCACGCTGCATACCCGACAGATTACATATTTTCTGAAAGCGGGTTCCTACGCCAATGAGTATGGCAAGCCAGTCGTGCTGGATCCGGTGGGAGTGGGGGCTACGCCGTATCGGGACATTACGGTCAAGCAACTGCTGGGGGAACTCAAGCTGACGCTGATTCGGGGAAATTACGGCGAAATCTCTTATTTGGCCGGCAGCGGCGGTATCGTGGACGGCGTGGATACGGCCAGCACCGAACTTCCGTTAGAAGCGTTCAAGAAATTCTCCGTAGATACCGGCGCCATTGTGGCGGCTACAGGCAAAAAAGATTATGTAACGGACGGGCAGCTTTTACTGGCTTCGGAAACAGGGCACGAGTGGCTGCAATACGTTACAGGCGCCGGTTGTGCGCTGACCTCCCTGATGGCGGCTTTTACGGCGGTTGCGCAAGAGGAAACCTTGCTGGCGGCAACAGCAGCCATTGCTTTTTATGGCGCAGCGGCGGAAAAAGCGGCCGCGAAGAGCAAGGGGCCCGGCTCCTTTGCCGTGAAGTTTATTGACGCCCTTTATAATTTGGATTTTAAGGATTTCCGTCACTATAGCGCGGGCAAAGTGCAGCCTGCCTATGAAGATACTGCTAAAACGGCTGTAGAAGAGGAACCGCAGGCGGACGAGAGCGAAGCGGCGGTCGACGAAAAATGGATGGAGGATTGA
- a CDS encoding histidine phosphatase family protein, translating into MELILMRHGKAEPAIPPMKDEERDLTEPGREKVIAAAQGLAGGLVDASRLQIWTSSLARALSTASIVAEVLGVEELRLLPCLEEGKLPELLQELVTVEEDAQVLVVGHEPYLSLWTEHLAGSALPFKPATAACLTPCAGRSERWRLRWYAQAGILGCLSKK; encoded by the coding sequence ATGGAATTGATCCTGATGCGTCATGGGAAAGCGGAGCCGGCGATTCCGCCGATGAAAGATGAAGAACGGGATTTGACGGAGCCGGGCAGGGAAAAGGTGATTGCAGCGGCCCAAGGCTTGGCCGGAGGCTTGGTGGATGCCAGCCGCCTGCAAATTTGGACCAGCTCGTTGGCCCGCGCCTTATCGACGGCTAGTATTGTAGCGGAAGTTTTGGGCGTGGAGGAACTGCGTCTTTTACCCTGTCTGGAAGAAGGGAAGCTGCCGGAGCTATTGCAGGAACTAGTAACAGTAGAAGAGGACGCTCAAGTTCTAGTTGTAGGTCACGAACCGTATTTGAGCCTGTGGACGGAACATTTGGCAGGTTCAGCTCTGCCATTTAAGCCGGCGACAGCGGCGTGCTTGACGCCCTGCGCCGGACGCAGCGAACGGTGGCGCTTGCGTTGGTATGCTCAGGCAGGAATCTTAGGCTGTCTGAGCAAGAAATAA
- a CDS encoding FxLYD domain-containing protein, protein MRRYQKEYSQEQAAYEEAAMFLRSLEMLLWTMAAVMAVWLSYRVGLQYVEWLWLLFAAPFGVVMLVIRALQYLHKRMFQRGAAVKKYPVSPTGYLRPDEQGMVCDAAGRRLLLLTGHSLEGTGSERSLRVDVGNQSGRTLEGVLLRALLYDRQEQLLGVVTAVGPKLEGGEVWKAEASVKAQQAVRAVLCFHVPQQL, encoded by the coding sequence ATGCGTCGTTATCAAAAAGAGTATTCCCAAGAGCAGGCTGCCTATGAAGAGGCGGCCATGTTTTTGCGCTCTTTGGAGATGCTCCTTTGGACGATGGCCGCCGTGATGGCAGTTTGGTTATCTTATCGCGTGGGGCTGCAGTATGTGGAATGGCTGTGGCTGCTTTTTGCAGCGCCCTTCGGGGTGGTGATGCTGGTTATCCGCGCTTTGCAGTATTTGCATAAGCGGATGTTTCAAAGGGGGGCGGCGGTAAAGAAATACCCAGTCTCTCCAACTGGCTATTTGCGGCCGGATGAGCAGGGGATGGTGTGCGATGCGGCGGGACGAAGACTCTTGCTTTTGACTGGGCATAGTCTAGAAGGAACTGGAAGCGAGCGCAGCTTGCGGGTGGACGTTGGCAACCAGTCTGGCAGAACGCTAGAGGGAGTGCTGCTGCGCGCCTTGCTCTATGATCGGCAGGAGCAACTGCTGGGCGTTGTTACCGCAGTCGGTCCTAAACTGGAGGGGGGCGAGGTCTGGAAGGCGGAGGCCTCGGTGAAGGCGCAACAAGCGGTGCGGGCGGTACTTTGTTTTCATGTGCCGCAGCAATTATAA
- a CDS encoding hexokinase, producing MKQNIQLWQLLPPAQEEIITAFQEDLASKLAGSASSLSLLPSFLLPATGQEEGDFVALDFGGTNARMARIRLGGQGRHKVLKQVSRPLGFHLTAEGHAEGLFDFLASLAADIVEPEERLPLGHTFSFPCEQANLQQALLLRWSKEIATPGVIGQDVNQLLREAFSRAGLQIQPVAIINDTIATLLAGTYLQPGTQIGSILGTGHNTAYFEPSRNMLLNLESGAFRAIPENEFDAALDAASLHPGEQPLEKRVSGRYLGELVRLALLKEHPHCGLKQPYCVTPFHLAAWLHPGERCPFPLPPDVVGTARQLAQWATWRSARLAALTYVALFRHLGSSGPIAIDGSLYEHLPGYASMVRVTLEEHGYRIPVRLLKGGSALGAALAACAASKNLL from the coding sequence TTGAAACAAAACATACAACTCTGGCAACTGCTTCCCCCTGCTCAAGAAGAAATCATCACCGCTTTTCAGGAAGACCTGGCCTCCAAACTGGCTGGCTCCGCCTCTTCCCTATCTTTACTGCCCTCATTTCTGCTTCCTGCTACAGGACAGGAAGAGGGCGACTTCGTGGCTCTCGATTTTGGCGGCACAAACGCCAGAATGGCCCGCATCCGCCTCGGCGGCCAAGGCCGCCACAAGGTACTAAAGCAGGTCAGTCGGCCTCTTGGCTTTCATTTGACGGCAGAGGGCCACGCCGAAGGCCTCTTTGATTTTCTCGCTTCGCTGGCTGCGGATATCGTCGAACCGGAAGAACGGCTGCCGCTGGGCCACACCTTTTCCTTTCCCTGCGAGCAGGCCAATCTGCAGCAAGCGCTGCTGCTGCGCTGGAGCAAAGAAATTGCCACTCCCGGCGTTATTGGCCAAGATGTTAATCAGTTATTAAGAGAAGCTTTTTCTCGGGCTGGCCTGCAAATCCAGCCCGTCGCCATTATCAACGACACCATTGCCACGCTTCTGGCGGGAACCTATCTGCAGCCAGGCACGCAAATCGGCTCTATCCTTGGCACCGGCCATAACACAGCCTACTTCGAGCCCTCCCGCAACATGCTGCTAAACCTGGAATCTGGCGCATTTCGCGCCATTCCAGAAAACGAATTTGACGCCGCCCTAGATGCCGCCAGTCTGCATCCAGGCGAACAGCCTTTAGAAAAGCGAGTCTCCGGACGTTATTTAGGAGAGCTGGTTCGGCTAGCACTGCTCAAAGAGCATCCGCATTGCGGCCTAAAGCAGCCCTACTGCGTCACTCCGTTCCATCTGGCCGCTTGGCTGCATCCTGGAGAACGCTGTCCCTTTCCCTTGCCGCCGGACGTAGTCGGAACCGCCCGTCAGCTTGCGCAATGGGCCACCTGGCGTTCCGCCCGCCTGGCCGCCTTAACCTATGTAGCACTGTTCCGTCACCTGGGCTCTAGCGGTCCCATCGCCATCGACGGCTCACTTTATGAACATTTGCCAGGCTACGCCTCGATGGTGCGCGTCACCTTGGAAGAGCATGGCTACCGCATCCCTGTCCGCCTCCTTAAGGGTGGCAGCGCTCTGGGAGCGGCTCTCGCCGCCTGCGCTGCTTCAAAAAATCTGTTGTAG